The following proteins are encoded in a genomic region of Triticum dicoccoides isolate Atlit2015 ecotype Zavitan chromosome 1B, WEW_v2.0, whole genome shotgun sequence:
- the LOC119305293 gene encoding transcription repressor OFP8-like gives MKAMILRRRGAGGGLRIKRKGRGFMCGCGGSKAVSVSDGSDKQSPMATPPTNTSTATTATTMSTVTTTATRRAGNSRAASLISTAAASSSFSPSSTDEADTSVGSTPSVAALLRQLGELERTVRSLQGAGAEGVGDGRRHRRTASEGGGRRVEESVAVVKESADPLADFRRSMLQMIVEKEIVGGADLRELLHRFLSLNSPHHHHLILRAFAEIWEEVFSGYERTPDFLVSHSHGRKRLPAANSLR, from the coding sequence ATGAAGGCGATGATACTACGCCGCCGCGGCGCCGGTGGCGGGCTGCGCATCAAGAGGAAGGGCCGCGGCTTCATGTGCGGCTGCGGCGGTTCCAAGGCCGTCTCCGTCTCCGACGGCTCCGACAAGCAGTCCCCCATGGCCACGCCGCCCACCAACACATCGACCGCCACCACTGCCACCACCATGTCCACGGTCACCACCACGGCGACGAGGAGGGCAGGGAACAGCAGGGCGGCGTCGTTGATCTCCACCGCGGCGGCGTCCTCCTCGTTCTCACCCTCCTCGACGGACGAGGCCGACACCAGCGTGGGGAGCACGCCCAGCGTCGCCGCGCTCCTGCGGCAGCTCGGCGAGCTCGAGCGCACCGTCCGCtccctgcaaggcgccggcgccgaaggcgtcggcgacgggagGCGGCACAGGCGCACCGCTAGCGAGGGCGGCGGCAGGAGGGTGGAGGAGAGCGTGGCGGTGGTGAAGGAGTCGGCCGACCCGCTCGCCGACTTCCGGCGGTCGATGCTGCAGATGATCGTGGAGAAGGAGATCGTGGGCGGCGCCGACCTGCGGGAGCTCCTCCACCGGTTCCTGTCCCTCAACtcgccgcaccaccaccacctcatCCTCCGGGCCTTCGCCGAGATCTGGGAGGAGGTGTTCTCCGGCTACGAGCGCACCCCGGACTTCCTCGTCTCCCACTCCCACGGCAGGAAAAGGCTCCCCGCAGCCAATTCCCTCCGCTGA